Proteins encoded in a region of the Campylobacter sp. MIT 99-7217 genome:
- the pheS gene encoding phenylalanine--tRNA ligase subunit alpha, with protein MQNILKKITTCKNLDELEKLKISILGKKSTLSAEFAKLKDLQGEEKKTLAAKLNEQKQSYTKAFEDKFKELEKAGFDEKMKENAQHFSFFDESLNNGALHPVMQTMDFIIEYFVSLNFSVEKGPLIEDDFHNFEALNLPKSHPARDMQDTFYFDDGRLLRTHTSPVQIRTMLTQKPPIRMITPGTVFRRDFDLTHTPMFHQVEGLVVEEGQRVSFANLKNILEEFLRYFFGDVKVRFRPSFFPFTEPSAEVDISCIFCKGCGCRVCKQTGWLEVLGCGVVDPNVFKFVGLSNVSGYAFGLGVERFAMLKHQIPDLRSLFEGDLRLLEQFR; from the coding sequence TTGCAAAACATACTCAAAAAAATTACAACTTGTAAGAATTTAGATGAACTTGAAAAACTCAAAATCAGTATCTTAGGTAAAAAAAGCACACTCAGTGCTGAATTTGCTAAGCTAAAAGACCTGCAAGGAGAAGAGAAAAAAACCCTTGCTGCAAAACTCAATGAGCAAAAACAAAGTTATACCAAAGCCTTTGAAGATAAATTTAAAGAGCTTGAAAAAGCTGGTTTTGATGAAAAAATGAAAGAAAATGCCCAGCATTTTAGTTTCTTTGATGAAAGTTTAAATAATGGAGCTTTACACCCTGTCATGCAAACCATGGATTTCATTATAGAATACTTTGTAAGTCTAAATTTTAGTGTTGAAAAGGGTCCTTTGATAGAAGATGATTTTCATAATTTTGAAGCCCTAAATTTACCAAAATCCCACCCAGCAAGAGATATGCAAGATACTTTTTATTTTGATGATGGCAGGCTTTTAAGAACACACACTTCACCTGTTCAAATCCGTACTATGCTTACTCAAAAACCTCCCATTAGAATGATCACTCCGGGAACAGTTTTTAGAAGAGACTTTGATCTTACTCATACTCCTATGTTTCATCAAGTTGAAGGACTTGTTGTTGAAGAGGGACAAAGGGTAAGCTTTGCAAATTTAAAAAATATTTTAGAGGAATTTTTGCGTTATTTTTTTGGCGATGTTAAAGTGCGTTTTCGTCCGAGCTTTTTCCCTTTTACAGAGCCCTCAGCTGAAGTTGATATAAGTTGTATTTTTTGTAAAGGTTGTGGTTGTAGAGTCTGCAAACAAACAGGTTGGCTTGAAGTTTTAGGGTGTGGGGTTGTTGATCCAAATGTCTTTAAATTTGTTGGATTAAGCAATGTCAGCGGATATGCATTTGGACTTGGAGTAGAAAGGTTTGCAATGTTAAAGCATCAAATTCCTGATTTAAGATCACTTTTTGAGGGAGATTTAAGATTGTTGGAGCAGTTTAGATGA
- a CDS encoding histidine triad nucleotide-binding protein gives MAEEKTIFELIIEGKIPCDKVFESDEFLAFKDINPKAPIHILIVPKEHFKDFSKIPPELMAKMTSFIHELCAFLDIKEFKLLTNCGKKAGQEVFHLHFHLLSGF, from the coding sequence ATGGCTGAAGAAAAGACAATTTTTGAACTCATCATAGAGGGCAAAATCCCTTGTGATAAGGTCTTTGAAAGTGATGAATTTTTAGCTTTTAAAGATATTAATCCAAAAGCACCTATTCATATTCTCATCGTTCCAAAGGAGCATTTTAAAGATTTTAGCAAGATTCCTCCTGAACTTATGGCAAAGATGACAAGTTTTATCCATGAACTTTGTGCGTTTTTGGATATAAAGGAGTTTAAACTTCTTACAAATTGTGGAAAAAAGGCAGGTCAAGAGGTTTTTCATCTTCATTTTCATCTTCTAAGTGGCTTTTAA